The following coding sequences lie in one Fusarium poae strain DAOMC 252244 chromosome 1, whole genome shotgun sequence genomic window:
- the VPS30 gene encoding Vacuolar protein-sorting-associated protein 30 (BUSCO:30017at5125), producing MNCQKCRQPLRLDGSLEDLNPAAYDVLVASASPQTLKKSLVPNPPLAQPQDQSRKSLYDKVSRNAGPPTFKRNHGSHPRDSSMSFVLLSESQMARPTPSSDRPTPPAVLRRASSSKSNADNPDAPMGNEMDRINRLFDILSARSDIDHPICVECTEMLVEGLQKKLETASRERDSYAKHLKEAKTNKPSEEDMKVQEEALRKAERDRTAAMEELKKLELEKTSLDEDLVLLEEESRQLDKEEEKFWRERNDFATRMADFQAERDSINAKYSNDSQLLEKLQRSNVYNDTFCISHDGSFATINGLRLGRLSNKPVDWPEINAAWGHALLLLVTVADKLAYRFDGYDPQPMGSTSRIIRYEVPSPSSSRLGSRAASVPPKKHVLELYSSGDMPLGLTFMHRRFDNAMVGFLELVRQLGAFVHRQTDATGTPLSLPYKIDGDKIGDVSIKLGIAQDDGWTKACKLTLTCCKFLLAHASNVTSNARNGGS from the exons ATGAATTGCCAAAAATGCCGTCAGCCTCTCCGGCTGGACGGTTCCCTCGAGGATCTCAACCCAGCTGCCTATGATGTCCTTGTTG CTTCTGCATCCCCGCAAACCCTCAAGAAATCGCTTGTACCAAATCCGCCGCTCGCGCAACCACAGGACCAATCGCGGAAGTCACTATATGACAAGGTATCACGCAATGCAGGGCCGCCAACGTTCAAGCGCAATCATGGAAGTCATCCTCGCGACTCGTCGATGTCTTTCGTACTACTATCCGAATCGCAAATGGCTCGACCAACCCCATCGTCTGACCGTCCTACACCACCAGCAGTCCTGCGTCGCGCCAGCTCCAGCAAAAGCAATGCGGATAACCCTGATGCGCCTATGGGAAACGAAATGGACAGAATCAACCGTCTTTTCGACATACTATCGGCCCGGTCTGATATCGATCATCCAATATGCGTCGAATGCACGGAAATGCTTGTAGAAGGCTTGCAAAAGAAGCTCGAGACTGCCTCACGCGAAAGGGACTCTTACGCTAAGCACCTGAAAGAGGCAAAGACGAACAAACCAAGCGAGGAAGATATGAAGGTCCAGGAGGAAGCCCTACGAAAGGCCGAGCGAGACAGGACTGCAGCCATGGAGGAACTTAAGAAATTAGAGTTAGAAAAGACTTCACTAGACGAGGATCTTGTACTCCTTGAAGAAGAGTCGCGGCAGCTGgacaaggaggaagagaagttCTGGAGAGAACGAAACGATTTTGCTACCAGAATGGCCGATTTTCAGGCTGAAAGGGACAGCATCAACGCCAAGTACAGCAATGATTCACAACTCCTGGAGAAGTTGCAACGATCCAATGTGTATAACGATACCTTTTGTATCAGCCATGACGGGAGCTTTGCCACGATCAATGGTCTTCGACTCGGGCGCTTATCGAACAAACCTGTGGATTGGCCTGAGATCAACGCGGCTTGGGGGCATGCTTTGCTATTACTGGTGACAGTCGCGGACAAATTGGCATACAGGTTTGATGGCTATGACCCACAGCCCATGGGCAGCACGTCCAGGATTATCCGATACGAAGTTCCGAGCCCTTCATCGAGCAGACTTGGCAGTCGTGCTGCTAGTGTACCCCCTAAGAAGCATGTTCTCGAGTTGTACAGCTCCGGGGACATGCCCCTTGGGCTTACCTTTATGCATCGACGTTTTGACAATGCCATGGTGGGCTTCCTAGAGCTTGTGCGACAGCTGGGCGCGTTTGTGCATAGGCAAACTGACGCTACTGGCACGCCGCTTAGTTTGCCGTACAAGATCGATGGTGACAAAATAGGGGACGTGAGCATCAAACTCGGCATCGCTCAAGATGATGGTTGGACTAAGGCGTGcaagctgacgttgacaTGCTGTAAGTTTCTGCTTGCTCACGCCAGTAATGTGACGTCCAACGCACGAAACGGGGGCAGTTAA